Proteins encoded within one genomic window of Bacteroidota bacterium:
- a CDS encoding IS5 family transposase has translation MKHKDNRPRSFFDEHFRLEKLSQQNDPLHKLKERIHWELFRPLLNETLYKEAKGPGGCRPYDYVLMFKILILQRYYNISDDKMEFAILDRLSFMRFLGLTISDKVPDAKTIWLFREQLTKAGAIEKLFVIFNEYLNNEGLVAHEGKMVDASFVEVPIQRNTRQENKYIKKGNIPEQWKENPHKLAQKDTDARWTKKNGKNYYGYKNHIKADTKSKLIDSYVVTNASVHDSQTVEQLISEKDAGQPLHADSAYSGEPVVQAVEEKKIINQIQEKGYRNHPLSEEQKENNRHKSKIRARVEHIFGFVENSMGGLCIRTIGLTRTTAVIGLMNLTYNLFRYLQLTQLNSG, from the coding sequence ATGAAACACAAAGACAACCGACCTCGTTCTTTTTTTGACGAACACTTTCGTTTGGAAAAGTTGAGCCAGCAAAACGATCCGCTACATAAACTCAAAGAACGGATCCACTGGGAATTGTTTCGTCCCTTGTTGAATGAAACGCTTTACAAAGAAGCCAAAGGTCCTGGCGGCTGCCGTCCCTATGACTATGTGCTGATGTTCAAGATACTCATTTTACAACGTTACTATAATATTAGCGATGATAAGATGGAGTTCGCAATTTTAGACCGTCTTTCATTTATGCGTTTTTTGGGATTGACCATTTCCGACAAAGTTCCCGATGCTAAAACGATCTGGCTCTTTCGCGAACAACTAACAAAAGCCGGTGCGATAGAAAAACTGTTCGTGATTTTTAATGAATATCTCAACAACGAAGGGCTTGTTGCTCATGAAGGGAAGATGGTGGATGCTAGTTTTGTAGAAGTTCCTATTCAACGCAACACTCGTCAGGAGAACAAATACATTAAGAAGGGAAACATTCCCGAGCAGTGGAAAGAGAACCCACATAAGTTGGCACAAAAAGATACCGATGCTCGTTGGACGAAGAAAAACGGAAAAAATTATTATGGCTATAAAAATCATATTAAAGCCGATACAAAAAGCAAGTTGATAGATAGTTATGTGGTTACCAATGCCAGTGTGCACGATAGTCAAACAGTGGAGCAATTGATTTCAGAAAAAGATGCTGGACAACCCCTTCATGCCGACAGTGCCTATAGTGGCGAGCCAGTTGTCCAGGCGGTAGAAGAAAAAAAGATAATCAACCAGATTCAAGAAAAAGGATATCGCAATCATCCGCTTTCAGAAGAACAAAAAGAAAACAATCGTCATAAATCTAAAATACGCGCACGAGTTGAACACATCTTTGGCTTTGTAGAAAATAGTATGGGCGGCTTATGTATCCGAACTATCGGACTGACAAGAACTACGGCTGTCATAGGATTGATGAATCTTACGTACAACTTATTTCGGTACCTCCAGCTAACACAACTAAATTCGGGATAG
- a CDS encoding T9SS type A sorting domain-containing protein codes for MSNLKRKMVFLIAIIIALMLSPIPMKSQELCGVIPEEGMTFQKAVPYASLQELSSYRPAWTRHIKLSVHIVRYSNGSGGISQSTINTAVQQLNSAYSTAQIAFEIANTYYIDNDTYAYLDNEAERIALMAINVQPATINVYFVPGAAGISGAAYQPGIRLIVVNAYATNGTTFPHEVGHNLFILHTHDETYGKERITRVDIPNCTANCSSAGDLLCDTPADPNLYGNVNANCQWTGSGTDPCGHTNYNPDTRNYMSYAGQCRNQFSSQQIDRMHYMLSTNPTIRPLIQVSVSMANKVGNNTVTGSTLSVNTSTVNSGSDIVLLDGDQYNGKTNHERFSNYAGPQGTGDYKHNEWNGNATEFRLLENFTVDRTTENGRKRDANFKHLNPNQVRSELIETGVTGSFEWKDPWWVDGSGNQPNTFRNITTILNEGVFLNQRIQDGVYYTVRVPQSQPIGGYNANFGVWSGEGATLTNPTNLESPVVFNSTDAVVKANYKLPMKSNLSTAITGNTQRKLVDYDGLWLAYESAGRVWVAKSTDGANSWIPESYIGEGSKPSISAGASGRDITFNKKQADNTYSVFWRRFGVPNTDVVGLGSTTSDVEPNPVVGDICVGYYPNYPTPIPIYNVYFFWNNTNGISYHTKTVIAASHSYESGGTLTKPNSLLRNPSLAMPYLTYDDNTKIYLRKFWSDTATYQSGFGGEEIVPASDREDLGTLNDRESRKSQVTSSGDIVWEVGNYLPFRDDPIDANSFQSLALAPEPGDPPPSPPKSAIFYQKRNSNGTYGAAISWSGSFNFYNPTIASYNGNITVMWETGVNMYRVSSPNLGIGNAVITAGVNPNLASDQLKYAYLTSSAPLFNLNVQPEQAVGPIPLDSCEIVVCEDDPGNVYDVTTSRSGIIWSVSDSTRFEVIIGQPKLFAANGSVARVPFEEIAGSADVTSIDNLVDLLKTKPFKITRDSIRVGGEIIVRNPNGLIIPGTPYGKVKFELVDATTGNVLMRIGNEMTFEQSSKIRFNNKSPVKNLAGRTVYIRPRFVGFPKKNLSGTIVNNYYIKNIVPSSQAISKSNTNEEVKNMPVDFGLSQNHPNPFNPTTQISYALPDPGYITLKIYDVLGREVATLVDEFKDGGYYEATWDATNIPSGVFFYRMQTGSFSETKKLILMR; via the coding sequence ATGAGTAATTTAAAAAGAAAAATGGTCTTTCTGATCGCTATTATCATTGCTCTGATGCTTTCGCCTATACCGATGAAATCACAAGAATTGTGCGGAGTCATTCCAGAAGAAGGGATGACATTTCAAAAAGCCGTGCCATATGCATCGTTACAAGAACTCTCAAGCTATCGCCCAGCGTGGACTCGACATATCAAATTATCCGTACACATCGTACGTTACTCTAATGGTAGTGGTGGAATTTCACAGAGCACAATCAATACCGCTGTACAGCAACTCAATTCAGCTTATTCAACTGCACAGATCGCATTCGAGATTGCGAATACTTATTATATCGATAATGATACTTACGCATATCTCGATAATGAGGCAGAAAGAATAGCACTTATGGCTATCAACGTGCAACCTGCTACTATCAATGTGTACTTTGTACCGGGTGCTGCCGGAATTTCTGGAGCTGCCTATCAACCGGGTATCAGATTGATTGTCGTGAATGCGTACGCAACCAATGGCACTACCTTTCCGCACGAGGTGGGACATAATTTATTTATCTTGCATACTCACGATGAAACATACGGGAAGGAAAGAATAACTCGCGTCGATATTCCCAATTGTACAGCCAATTGTAGTTCAGCGGGTGATCTTCTCTGCGATACACCGGCGGATCCGAATCTTTACGGTAATGTGAATGCAAATTGTCAATGGACGGGAAGCGGTACAGACCCTTGTGGTCATACGAACTACAATCCAGACACAAGAAATTACATGTCATATGCAGGTCAGTGTCGTAACCAGTTCAGTAGCCAGCAGATTGACCGGATGCACTATATGCTTAGCACTAACCCTACTATTCGCCCGCTAATCCAGGTATCTGTTTCTATGGCGAATAAGGTTGGTAACAACACCGTAACAGGGAGTACACTCTCAGTTAATACGTCGACTGTCAACTCGGGTAGCGATATAGTTCTGCTGGATGGAGACCAGTACAACGGAAAAACGAATCATGAACGGTTTTCCAATTATGCTGGTCCGCAGGGCACCGGCGATTATAAGCACAACGAGTGGAACGGCAATGCTACTGAGTTCAGATTGCTGGAGAATTTCACTGTCGATAGAACAACCGAAAATGGTCGCAAAAGAGACGCGAATTTCAAACATCTAAATCCAAATCAAGTTAGATCAGAGTTAATTGAGACAGGTGTAACAGGTAGCTTCGAATGGAAAGACCCTTGGTGGGTAGATGGAAGCGGTAACCAGCCAAATACATTTCGAAATATTACAACTATCCTTAATGAAGGCGTGTTCTTGAATCAAAGGATACAAGATGGGGTTTACTACACCGTCCGTGTGCCGCAGAGCCAGCCAATCGGCGGGTATAATGCTAACTTTGGCGTTTGGTCAGGCGAAGGCGCAACGCTTACTAATCCTACAAATCTAGAAAGTCCAGTCGTGTTTAATAGCACAGATGCGGTAGTGAAAGCTAATTATAAACTTCCAATGAAATCGAATCTATCAACTGCAATTACGGGAAACACACAAAGAAAATTAGTAGACTATGATGGTTTATGGTTAGCTTATGAGAGTGCAGGTAGAGTATGGGTTGCTAAATCAACAGATGGTGCGAATTCATGGATACCTGAAAGTTATATTGGTGAGGGAAGCAAACCTTCAATATCAGCGGGTGCAAGTGGTAGAGATATCACTTTCAATAAAAAGCAGGCTGATAATACCTATTCAGTTTTTTGGAGGCGTTTTGGAGTGCCCAATACTGATGTTGTGGGTTTAGGTTCTACAACAAGTGATGTGGAACCAAATCCAGTAGTAGGGGATATTTGTGTAGGATATTATCCAAACTATCCCACTCCGATTCCAATTTATAACGTGTATTTTTTCTGGAATAATACTAATGGAATAAGTTATCATACGAAAACTGTTATTGCTGCTTCTCATTCATACGAAAGTGGCGGAACTTTGACTAAACCAAATTCCCTACTCAGAAATCCAAGTCTCGCTATGCCATATTTAACGTATGACGATAATACAAAAATATATTTAAGAAAGTTTTGGAGCGATACAGCAACGTATCAAAGTGGATTCGGTGGCGAGGAAATCGTTCCTGCCAGCGACCGTGAAGACCTAGGCACATTGAATGATCGTGAAAGCCGCAAATCTCAAGTAACATCTTCTGGAGATATAGTTTGGGAAGTAGGTAACTATCTACCTTTTAGAGATGATCCTATTGACGCTAACAGCTTTCAATCTCTCGCACTGGCACCAGAGCCCGGTGACCCTCCACCATCACCGCCAAAGTCTGCAATATTTTATCAGAAACGAAACAGCAACGGCACATATGGTGCTGCAATATCATGGTCTGGGTCATTCAATTTTTATAACCCAACAATCGCATCATATAACGGCAATATAACTGTAATGTGGGAAACCGGTGTAAATATGTATCGTGTCAGCTCGCCCAATTTAGGCATCGGAAACGCTGTTATTACTGCTGGAGTAAATCCAAACCTTGCTTCTGATCAATTAAAATACGCTTATTTAACAAGCTCAGCACCGTTGTTTAATTTAAACGTCCAACCCGAACAAGCAGTCGGACCGATTCCGCTTGATAGCTGCGAAATAGTTGTGTGCGAGGATGATCCGGGTAATGTTTATGATGTAACGACATCGAGAAGCGGTATAATTTGGTCGGTTAGCGACAGCACACGCTTTGAAGTTATCATAGGACAACCAAAATTATTTGCTGCCAATGGCTCTGTTGCACGTGTCCCATTTGAAGAAATAGCAGGTAGTGCCGATGTAACAAGTATAGATAACCTTGTCGATTTACTAAAAACAAAACCGTTTAAAATTACAAGAGATAGTATAAGAGTCGGAGGCGAGATTATTGTAAGGAATCCTAATGGTTTAATAATACCTGGTACTCCCTACGGTAAAGTGAAATTTGAATTAGTAGATGCAACGACAGGAAATGTTTTGATGCGAATCGGGAACGAGATGACTTTTGAACAATCGAGTAAAATACGGTTTAACAACAAATCACCGGTAAAAAATTTAGCTGGAAGAACCGTTTACATTCGACCTCGCTTTGTTGGTTTCCCGAAGAAAAATTTATCGGGGACAATAGTAAATAATTATTACATTAAAAATATTGTTCCGAGTTCGCAAGCAATCTCAAAATCAAACACTAATGAAGAAGTAAAAAATATGCCGGTAGATTTTGGTCTGTCTCAAAACCATCCCAACCCGTTTAATCCAACGACACAAATAAGCTATGCGCTTCCTGATCCGGGTTATATTACACTCAAAATTTACGATGTCCTCGGTCGCGAAGTGGCAACTCTTGTTGATGAGTTTAAAGATGGTGGTTATTATGAAGCAACTTGGGATGCAACAAATATTCCAAGCGGCGTATTTTTCTACCGAATGCAGACTGGTTCGTTTAGTGAAACCAAGAAACTTATTTTGATGCGGTAA
- a CDS encoding C69 family dipeptidase: protein MKTKFVLIGLLFLFTQAFPCTSILVTKGASTDGSTMITYAADSHQLYGELYHWPAAKYPEGTMLDVYEWDTGKYLGKIKQARETYSVIGNMNEHQLTISETTYGGRDELVDKTAIVDYGTLIYVTLQRAKTAREAIKLMGELVAEYGYYSSGESMSIADPNEVWILEIIGKGEGNKGAVWVAQRIPDGYISAHANQARITTFPLNDPNNCIYSPDAISFARSKGYFTGQDKDFSFSDTYAPLAYNSIRFCEGRVWSVFRRTNKNMGKYISYIKGESLERMPLWIKPDKKLSVHDVMELMRDHFEGTEFDMTKDVGAGPYACPYRWRPLTWKYEGETYLNERAISTQQSAWVFVTQSRSWLPNPIGGVLWFGIDDSYSTVYVPMYCGIKKIPHNYAVGTGSFTEFTWESAFWVFNFVANYSYSRYSDMIKDIQIVQRELEGKFLADQPSIEKTAETLYKTSPEKARDYLTDYTLEKAKTTVERWKKLGEFLIFKYLDGNMKNEYNKPTHPGYSDTWKKNVVTDAGNTLKMKKLPGEIERDYQKLISTGDKLLKEKKYADAKKSFADALKVKPNEEYPNEKIAQIDKLMKELEVLHDKHIGIKN from the coding sequence ATGAAAACAAAATTTGTTTTAATCGGATTACTATTCTTATTCACTCAAGCATTTCCATGCACAAGCATTTTGGTAACGAAGGGGGCATCGACCGACGGGTCAACGATGATAACTTATGCTGCCGATTCGCACCAGCTATATGGCGAATTGTATCATTGGCCCGCTGCTAAATATCCGGAAGGAACTATGTTGGATGTTTACGAGTGGGATACAGGAAAATATTTAGGAAAAATTAAACAAGCACGAGAAACTTATTCAGTCATCGGGAATATGAACGAACACCAGCTAACAATCAGCGAAACAACTTATGGAGGACGCGATGAGTTAGTTGATAAAACTGCAATTGTAGATTACGGGACGCTGATTTATGTAACACTGCAACGTGCAAAAACTGCACGCGAAGCAATTAAGTTAATGGGCGAGTTAGTTGCTGAATACGGCTACTACAGCTCAGGTGAATCAATGTCTATCGCCGACCCAAATGAAGTTTGGATTTTAGAAATTATCGGAAAAGGCGAAGGGAACAAAGGAGCCGTTTGGGTTGCACAAAGAATTCCTGACGGATATATTTCTGCTCACGCAAATCAAGCCCGTATTACAACCTTCCCTCTAAACGATCCAAACAATTGTATCTATTCACCCGATGCAATTTCGTTTGCACGCTCAAAGGGATATTTTACAGGGCAAGATAAAGATTTTAGTTTTTCTGATACTTATGCACCTTTGGCTTACAACTCGATTCGATTCTGCGAGGGAAGAGTCTGGTCGGTTTTCAGAAGAACGAATAAGAACATGGGAAAATATATTTCGTACATCAAAGGTGAATCGCTTGAACGAATGCCATTGTGGATCAAGCCAGACAAAAAATTATCGGTTCATGATGTAATGGAGTTGATGCGCGACCATTTCGAAGGGACTGAATTTGATATGACAAAAGATGTTGGCGCCGGTCCTTATGCCTGCCCATATCGATGGCGTCCTTTAACTTGGAAGTACGAAGGTGAAACTTACTTGAATGAACGCGCAATCTCCACACAACAAAGCGCCTGGGTTTTTGTAACTCAATCACGATCGTGGCTGCCTAATCCAATCGGTGGTGTGTTATGGTTCGGTATCGATGATTCTTATTCTACTGTTTATGTTCCGATGTATTGCGGTATTAAAAAAATTCCTCATAACTATGCAGTTGGAACGGGTTCGTTCACCGAGTTTACTTGGGAATCGGCTTTCTGGGTTTTCAATTTTGTTGCAAATTATTCTTACTCGCGTTACAGCGATATGATAAAAGATATTCAAATTGTTCAGCGGGAATTGGAAGGAAAATTTTTAGCCGATCAACCGTCAATAGAAAAAACAGCAGAAACACTCTACAAAACTTCACCCGAAAAAGCGAGAGATTATTTAACCGACTACACACTTGAAAAGGCAAAAACTACAGTTGAACGTTGGAAAAAATTAGGGGAGTTTTTAATATTTAAGTATTTAGATGGAAATATGAAGAACGAATACAACAAGCCAACACATCCCGGATATTCAGATACGTGGAAAAAAAATGTAGTTACCGATGCTGGCAATACGTTGAAAATGAAAAAACTTCCCGGCGAAATAGAGAGAGATTACCAGAAATTAATTTCTACCGGCGATAAACTTCTGAAAGAAAAAAAATATGCAGATGCAAAAAAATCGTTTGCTGATGCACTAAAAGTAAAACCGAACGAAGAATATCCTAACGAAAAAATTGCACAAATAGATAAATTAATGAAAGAACTTGAAGTATTGCACGATAAACACATAGGAATAAAAAATTAA
- the murA gene encoding UDP-N-acetylglucosamine 1-carboxyvinyltransferase: MDKFIIKSGNKLNGEVDISGAKNAALALMPAALLANGEYVFTNMPDLRDIKTMAALLSGLGVATKRRGHRMVIDTAGVNKYEAPYELVKKMRASIYVFGPLLSRYGYAKVSMPGGCAWGPRPINLHIEGMKKLGAEVELDRGYIIAKAKRLIGTKISFDVSSVGATGNVLMAAVLAKGTTFIENAAIEPEIAALVDFLIKMGAKINRVDSRKLEIEGVDELNPTDVEMIPDRIEAGTFLIAGALTGGEIKINKCKPDDLISVVEKLKDAGCLIITGDSFIELKSPKRIRNVDVTTEIYPGFPTDMQAQWISLMALAEGSSVITDTIYYDRFKHVPELMRLGANIDLNENVAVVRGVKKLTGAKVMSTDLRASASLILAGLVAEGTTEVLRVYHIDRGYEAIEKKLRALGADIRRVSSKEY; the protein is encoded by the coding sequence GTGGATAAGTTTATAATAAAAAGTGGTAATAAACTCAACGGTGAGGTAGATATTAGCGGTGCGAAAAATGCTGCATTGGCTTTGATGCCTGCAGCATTACTCGCGAACGGCGAATACGTATTCACCAACATGCCCGACTTGCGCGACATAAAAACAATGGCGGCGTTGTTAAGCGGACTGGGTGTAGCAACAAAACGTCGCGGGCATCGGATGGTAATCGATACAGCCGGAGTGAACAAATACGAAGCCCCATACGAGTTGGTGAAGAAAATGCGAGCATCGATTTATGTTTTTGGTCCGCTTCTTTCGCGATACGGTTATGCAAAAGTTTCGATGCCCGGCGGTTGTGCATGGGGCCCGCGTCCGATCAATCTTCACATCGAAGGAATGAAAAAATTAGGTGCAGAGGTTGAGTTAGATAGAGGATATATCATCGCAAAAGCAAAGCGGCTAATCGGAACAAAAATCTCGTTCGATGTTTCAAGCGTGGGCGCCACCGGAAATGTTTTAATGGCGGCTGTATTAGCGAAGGGAACTACTTTCATTGAAAACGCAGCTATCGAACCCGAGATAGCCGCATTGGTTGATTTCTTAATAAAAATGGGGGCGAAGATTAACCGGGTTGATTCCCGCAAGTTAGAAATTGAAGGTGTTGATGAACTTAACCCAACCGATGTCGAAATGATACCTGATAGAATTGAAGCGGGGACTTTCCTGATTGCGGGCGCTCTTACAGGCGGCGAAATAAAAATAAACAAATGTAAACCTGATGATTTAATATCTGTTGTTGAAAAATTAAAAGATGCAGGTTGTTTAATAATTACAGGTGATAGTTTTATTGAATTGAAATCTCCGAAACGGATTAGAAACGTCGATGTTACAACAGAAATATATCCGGGATTCCCGACTGACATGCAAGCGCAGTGGATATCTTTAATGGCACTTGCCGAGGGCTCTTCAGTAATTACGGATACAATTTATTACGACAGATTCAAACATGTTCCGGAGTTAATGCGCCTTGGAGCGAATATCGATTTAAACGAGAACGTTGCTGTTGTTCGTGGAGTTAAAAAACTTACCGGTGCCAAAGTAATGTCAACCGATTTGCGGGCATCAGCATCTTTGATTCTTGCAGGACTCGTTGCGGAGGGAACGACGGAAGTTTTGCGTGTATATCACATCGACCGTGGTTATGAAGCGATTGAGAAAAAACTCCGTGCTTTAGGCGCTGACATCAGGCGGGTTTCTTCAAAAGAGTATTAA
- a CDS encoding multidrug efflux SMR transporter, with translation MAWIYLVVAGIFEIGWPLGLKLSQVTEKKILWIAVAVLSMSFSGLFLWLAQKTIPMGTAYAVWTGIGAVGAFVVGILMFKDAATFYRIISVTFIVIGIVGLKLSH, from the coding sequence ATGGCTTGGATTTATCTTGTCGTCGCGGGCATTTTCGAAATCGGTTGGCCCCTTGGTTTAAAATTATCGCAAGTAACCGAGAAAAAAATATTGTGGATTGCAGTCGCAGTATTATCAATGAGTTTTAGCGGCTTGTTCTTGTGGCTTGCTCAAAAAACAATTCCGATGGGAACTGCTTACGCAGTATGGACTGGCATCGGTGCGGTGGGTGCCTTCGTTGTGGGTATATTGATGTTTAAAGATGCTGCTACTTTTTACAGAATAATTTCAGTAACATTTATTGTGATTGGAATAGTAGGGTTAAAACTTTCGCATTAA
- a CDS encoding DUF294 nucleotidyltransferase-like domain-containing protein, with product MPNIIQYLTTKKFLIKILFPTFLTIALFIVSIFQIIIPRFEETILDRKREMIRELTNSAWSVIERQYEIEQQGSITLEEAQTSATEQIRYIRYGSERKDYFWITDMQPEMIMHPYRSDLEGTNLSDFKDSHNKKLFLEIVKVVKEKREGYVDYMWQWKDDSTRIVPKLSYVKEFNPWGWIIGTGIYIEDVKLEIASLEKNLINISIAIMVTISLLLMFITIQNIKIEKRRRQTEDELKESREKYRTLVEASTEGLIMILEGKKVFYNKTLHSMLGYSDEEFVNLNLDEIFTGKFSYGDTIKFSQIETHLRKRDGSLLDVLLTISSISFLGKEGTIIIVKDISKHKEIEEALGESREKYIALTNQLTIGVFRAEVNKEIKFIELNPAVALILGCKNYEELLGLSLIDFFEDSEEGKTFLKELIDVGSIKNKVVQIRRRDSVLAILSVSVVVLRIENGRGAYCDGIIEDITENKRTEEDRESLISELQTSLLFLNQPIEPFVKECLSCDMNLPVSKVGKLMTKNDSDSILIKTVTGEFIGIVTNHDLTDRVLGVNLDFETPVFEIMSSPLISVQITSSIFEAILLFYDKNIDHLVVTDENGKVCGTVSVDDIQKAHHLTYLFFIQNIQKAGSVEEISRCYSKLLILIKVLIDSEANVRNTTRMITIIADTITKKIISLAIEELGVPPVQFVFMSLGSEGREEQTLVTDQDNAIIYEDVSGEREIEVREYFLKLSERVCTSLNSVGYTYCKGNVMAKNPKWCQPLSVWKKYFSDWVTTANPQDLLDINIFFDFRPVYGNESFVVELRNHLHNIISGNNPFFVYLTQNALKIKPPIGLLKSSEVFDIKLALLPIVDLIRIYSLKNKIKSTNTIERLNQLHEKNIFSKPGYQDLLQAYNFLMQIRFKHQAKLLSEGLSLDNNVNPKHLSDLEQTILRKILTQVANLQSTLSLN from the coding sequence ATGCCAAACATAATCCAGTATTTAACGACGAAAAAATTTTTGATAAAAATTCTTTTTCCAACCTTTCTAACTATTGCTCTTTTTATCGTTTCTATTTTCCAAATTATTATTCCGCGATTTGAAGAAACAATTTTAGATAGAAAAAGAGAGATGATTCGCGAACTAACGAATTCTGCCTGGAGTGTTATTGAAAGACAATACGAAATTGAACAGCAGGGCTCGATAACGCTTGAGGAAGCTCAAACATCAGCGACAGAGCAAATCCGGTATATCCGTTACGGAAGCGAACGAAAAGATTATTTCTGGATTACAGATATGCAACCTGAAATGATAATGCATCCTTACAGAAGTGATTTAGAGGGCACAAATTTATCGGATTTCAAAGATTCACACAATAAAAAACTATTCCTAGAAATTGTTAAAGTAGTAAAAGAAAAAAGAGAAGGATATGTTGATTATATGTGGCAATGGAAAGACGATTCAACCCGGATCGTTCCAAAACTTTCTTACGTGAAGGAGTTCAATCCTTGGGGCTGGATAATCGGTACCGGTATTTATATCGAAGATGTAAAATTAGAAATCGCTTCTTTAGAAAAAAACTTAATTAATATTTCGATTGCGATAATGGTTACCATCTCTCTTCTGCTTATGTTTATCACTATTCAAAACATAAAAATTGAAAAACGACGACGGCAAACGGAAGACGAGCTTAAAGAATCAAGAGAAAAGTATAGAACGCTCGTCGAAGCATCAACCGAAGGTTTAATTATGATCCTAGAGGGGAAGAAGGTTTTCTATAATAAAACTTTACACTCAATGTTAGGCTACTCTGATGAAGAATTTGTAAATCTAAATCTTGATGAAATCTTTACGGGCAAATTTTCATACGGAGATACTATAAAATTTTCTCAGATTGAAACTCACCTAAGAAAGCGAGACGGAAGTTTGCTCGATGTATTACTTACTATTTCATCAATTTCTTTTTTGGGAAAAGAGGGCACTATAATTATTGTAAAAGATATCAGCAAACACAAAGAAATTGAAGAAGCTTTAGGCGAGAGCAGAGAAAAATACATCGCCTTAACCAATCAACTTACTATTGGAGTTTTTCGGGCAGAGGTAAATAAGGAGATAAAATTTATTGAACTCAATCCTGCAGTTGCCCTTATCCTGGGTTGTAAAAATTATGAAGAACTGCTTGGCTTAAGTCTTATTGATTTTTTCGAAGACAGCGAAGAGGGCAAAACATTTTTAAAAGAACTGATTGACGTCGGTTCTATAAAAAATAAAGTTGTGCAGATACGCAGACGAGATTCTGTATTGGCAATCCTCTCCGTTTCCGTTGTTGTTTTGAGGATAGAAAATGGTAGAGGTGCATATTGCGATGGAATTATTGAAGACATCACTGAGAATAAGCGAACAGAGGAAGATAGAGAAAGCCTCATATCAGAGCTGCAAACCTCGTTGCTTTTTCTTAATCAACCAATAGAACCTTTCGTAAAAGAATGTCTCTCTTGTGATATGAATCTACCTGTATCAAAAGTTGGTAAGCTGATGACGAAAAATGATTCTGATTCGATATTAATTAAAACTGTAACCGGTGAATTCATTGGAATTGTAACCAACCACGATTTGACTGATAGAGTATTGGGGGTGAACCTTGATTTTGAAACACCTGTATTTGAAATAATGAGTTCACCTTTGATTTCGGTTCAAATCACTTCTTCGATCTTTGAAGCAATACTTCTTTTTTACGATAAAAATATAGACCACCTTGTTGTTACCGACGAAAACGGAAAAGTATGCGGAACAGTTAGTGTGGACGACATCCAGAAAGCTCATCATTTAACTTATCTGTTCTTCATTCAGAATATTCAAAAAGCCGGATCGGTAGAGGAAATAAGCCGATGTTATTCAAAACTTCTTATATTGATAAAAGTTTTAATCGACAGCGAAGCTAATGTGCGAAATACTACTCGAATGATTACAATAATTGCCGATACAATTACGAAAAAAATAATATCGCTTGCAATAGAAGAGTTGGGCGTCCCTCCTGTGCAATTTGTTTTTATGTCGCTCGGAAGCGAGGGAAGAGAAGAACAGACATTAGTAACCGATCAGGATAATGCGATAATTTATGAGGATGTTTCGGGTGAACGCGAAATAGAAGTACGGGAATATTTCTTAAAACTGAGCGAGCGTGTATGCACGTCGCTGAATAGTGTCGGTTATACATACTGCAAAGGCAATGTTATGGCAAAAAATCCAAAGTGGTGCCAACCGTTATCGGTTTGGAAAAAATATTTTTCGGATTGGGTAACAACAGCTAACCCACAGGATTTATTAGATATAAATATCTTTTTCGATTTCAGACCTGTCTATGGAAATGAATCTTTTGTTGTAGAACTTCGGAATCATCTCCACAATATCATTTCCGGTAATAACCCTTTTTTTGTTTACCTAACACAAAACGCGTTAAAGATAAAACCACCTATCGGACTTTTAAAATCATCTGAGGTTTTCGATATTAAATTAGCATTACTCCCTATTGTAGATTTAATACGAATTTATTCATTGAAGAACAAAATCAAAAGCACAAATACTATTGAAAGATTAAATCAACTACACGAAAAAAATATTTTTTCAAAACCCGGTTATCAAGATTTACTTCAAGCTTATAATTTCTTAATGCAGATAAGATTCAAGCATCAAGCAAAATTATTGTCGGAGGGACTCTCTCTCGATAACAACGTTAATCCAAAACATTTATCAGATTTAGAACAAACTATACTCCGGAAAATACTTACACAGGTTGCTAACCTACAATCGACATTGAGTTTGAATTAA